CTCACCGACCAGTTCGACCCGCAGAGCGCGTCCGTGCAGTGGTACGTGCTCCTGGCGATGTTCGGCATCCTGCTGATGGCCATCCAGGTGCCGAAGGGATTCGACGGCAACGGCCTCCTGTTCGGCGTGATCTTCACGGCCGTCAACCTGGGACGGTTCCTCTTCGTCCTACGCGTCGCGCGCGGCACCACCGTGCTGCGGCACGCGACGCGCGCCTGGTTCTGGGCCGCCATCTCGACGGCGCTCTGGATCCCCGGTGCGTTCCTCGACGGGTGGGCGCGCGGCGTCGTGTGGCTGGCGGCCCTGGCCGTCAACTACGTCTCCGCCGCGCTGCGCTGGCCGGTCCCGTGGCGCAAACGTCAGGAAACGGCACCCGTATTGCGACTCACCTCGCGGAGCGTTACCGGCAGGTCTTCATCATCGCGCTCGGCGAGATCGTCCTGATCATGGGCCTGACCTTCAGCACCAGCGGCTACGAGAGCTTCACCTTCGACCGGACGCTGGTGCTCACCCTGTCGTACGCCAGCGCCGCCCTCATGTGGCGGCTCTACATCTACCAGGCCGGTTCCCAGCTCGCCCCGGCCATCGCGGCCTCTCGGAACCCGCACCGCCTCAGCCAGTGGTCCGCGTACGCGCACATCGCCATGATCGCCGGCAGCATCCTGACCGCGGTCGGCTTCACCCTGGCCCTCGACCATCCCACCGAGTCGACACCGGCGGCGTGGATCGCGGGCATCACCGGCGGCCCCGCCCTGTTCCTGGCCGGGCGGGCCGGCTTCGAATACGTGATCTTCGGCCGGGTCACGCCGCCCCGGCCGGTCGGGATCGTCGTCCTCGCCGCCCTCTCCCCCGCGGCGGTCCACCTGCCGCCCGAGGTCACGCTGGCCGCGGCGACCCTCGTCCTCGCCGGCGTCGCCGTCTGGGACACCGCGAGCGGCTACCGTCGACCACCGAAGCAGGTCGCACCACCGGCCTGAGGCCGCGAGCCGCGCTCGTCCCGGACGCCGCCGGATCACCGAGCTGGCCTGCGGGACCAGCCGACCCGGCAGGCTGACCTCGGTCGGTCACGTGATAGCAATGGCCGCGTGAGCGAGATCCAGATCCGTCGTGCCACCGAAACAGACCTCCCGGCCGCCGCAGAACTTCGCTGGCAATGGCTGCTGGAGCTGGATCAGCGACCCCAGGGCAGCCGGGAGGATTACGTCGCCTACCTCACGACGTGGGCTCGCAGCGCTCCCGGGCACGAATGTTTCCTCGCGGCCCGAGGCGACGCCGTCATCGGGATGGCCTGGCTGGCGATCACCGATCGCGTGCCGTCCGCAGCCGCCTTCGACCGGCGCTCCGGCGATTTGCAGAGCGTCTACGTACTCGCTGCGGAGCGGCACCACGGCGTCGGCGGGCAGCTCGTACACGCCGTCGTCACCCGGGCGGCTGAACTCGGACTGGAGCACCTCACCGTGCACGCCCGCGCCCTGGCGATCGACCTCTACCAGCGGCACGGTTTCGCGATGCAGCCCCGGCTGATGCTGCTGAAGCCAGGCGGTTAGTCAGGGCACGCCGCTGGGCAGAACCGAGGTTGCCCAGTTGCTAGCCTTCACCAGCTCCGGGGCGGGCCGCGAGGCCAACGGCATCGATGGCGGCAAGCACACAGATTTCGTCGTTGTCGCCGGCGTCGCCGGACGCGCCGACCGCGCCGATCACCGCCGCGTTCGCGTCGAGGATCAACACCCCGCCCGGTGAAGGGATCATCCGTCCGCCGGTAGCAGCCGATGCGGCCATGACGAAGGCCGGGAAACTCTCAGCGCGCTCCATCAACTCCCGCGTGCCGAAGCCCATGCCCAACGCTCCCCACGCCTTCGCATGAGCCAGGTGGAATCGCGCGAAACCCGCCCCGTCCTCGCGCTGAAAGGCGAGGAGGTGGCCACCGGCATCCAGCACGGCGACGGCCAGCGGATCGAGATTCATCGCCCGCCCGCGGGCGATCGCAGCGGCGATGATCGTGTTGGCTTGCTCCAGCTTGAGCACTGTCATGGCCTCAATCGATAGTCCGCCAATATCGGCGAGACGATACCGCAGGACCGCATGCCGCCCAGGAAGGCGTTCATGCACCATCAGGCGCCGACGTACGCAACGGCGAGCGCCGAAGCGGGTCGCGCCACCAGCCTGAGGCACCAGCCGTGATCGTCCCGGAAGCCGCCGGCTCACCGAGGGGAGGCGGCCGCGTCCGGGCGAGGCGGCGAGAGCGCCATCTTCTGCCAGTTGCGGAAGACGACGCGGTGCACCGACTTCAACCCGACCCACAGCGCGGGATAAAGCACGCACGGCGCAACCCGCGGACGCTCACGTTGGTGGTCCGCGTGATCCGTGTGCCGCGACCGGCGGGGGACAGCTGCCAGGTGCGCCTCGTCGAGCCGGTGAAGAGCCGTCATCTTGTCCGGAATGACGGAGGGCGTCCGCCGTGTCCGGCGAACGCCCTGATCGCGAAGGGTGGAGCCGAGGGGACTCGAACCCCTGACCCCCACACTGCCAGTGTGGTGCGCTACCAGCTGCGCCACGGCCCCTTGCGGTTGTCCCGGTCGCCCGGGCACTGGCGAAACTATACACATGCCGGCGGGCGTGGTCATCTCGCGGGGTACCCGCCCCCGTCACGGCCCCCTCCGACCCCGGCCGTCAGTTCAGCGCCACGTCCGGCGGGAAGTGGGCCACGGCGGCCATCATCCCGCCCTGGCGACGCAGCACCATCGGCCACAGGTCGTCGGGCCGGTCGACGAAGGCGTCCCCGGGCAGCGCGTCGAGCACGAACCAGGAGCCCTCCTCGATCTCGTTCTCCAGCTGCCCCGAACCCCAGCCCGAGTAGCCGGCGAAGACCCGGATGCCGCCGACGCTCTCCCGCAGCCGCTCCGGGTCGACCGAGAGGTCGATGGTGCCGACCGCGCCGGAGACCTGGTGGAAGCCTTTGAGCCGGGTCACCGGCTGCCGCATCCGGGCGAGGCAGATGGCCGAGTCGGGCTGGACGGGCCCGCCCTCGAAGAGCACCGCCGGGTGCCGGGCCAGGTCGCCCCAGTCGCCGAGGACGTCGGAGACCGGCACCTCGGTGGCACGGTTGAGCACCACGCCGAGCGCCCCGCCCGGCTCGTGGGCGACGAGCAGCACCACCGTACGGTCGAAGTTGGGGTCCTTCAGAGCCGGAGTCGCGACCAGCAGCCGCCCGGTCATCGACTCCATGGCCCGCCCGCCGATCGCCTGGCCCTCTCCCTGCATGTCACGCACCTGTCACCCGTGCTCCGCACGGGAGCCGTTGTCCTGTCGGGCAATCGGGATCCGCGCTGTCAACGCCATGCCTGGCACCATAGCCTGCGCCGGGGTCGGTGGCTAAGGTCTGCGCGGCGGGTGATCGGCCGAAATGAAGGACCGTCGATGGTTCCGACGGCCGATCCGCGAGCGCCGACCGCTCGGGCCCGCGCGCGGCGGGCCGCGCACGACCGGGGGACGGCGGAGAAAAGCCCGAACTGCCCGGCCTGTCCCGATAGATTCGCAGGGGTCGGGGCGCGCCGTCTCCGGCGAGCCGAGCACGCCCGCGACACGGAGGCAGGTGGCGATGGCAACTGTCCGGGAGACGACGTACGACCTGCTCCGCAGCCTCGGCCTGACCACCGTCTTCGGCAATCCCGGCTCCACCGAGGAGCCCTTCCTCCAGGAGTTCCCGCCCGACTTCCACTACGTGCTCGCGTTGCACGAGGCGTCCGCGGTCGGGATCGCCGACGGGTACGCCCAGGCCACCGGCCGCCCCGCGCACGTCAACCTGCACACCGCCCCAGGCACCGGCAACGGCATGGGCAACCTCGTGACCGCCTGGCACAACAAGACCCCCCTCATCGTCACCGCCGGCCAGCAGACCCGCGAGATGCTGCTGCTCGAACCCCGGCTGACCAGCCGCCGGGCGACGGAGTTCGCCCAGCCGTACGTGAAGTGGGCCTACGAGCCCGTCCGGGCGCAGGACATCCCCGGCGCGCTGCTGCGGGCGTACGCGACCGCGGTGCAGCCACCGGCCGGCCCGGTCTTCCTCTCGTTGCCGCTGGACGACTGGGCCCAGCCCGCCGACCCGCCCCCGCCGCCACGCTCGGTGGCCACCCGCTACGCCCCGGACCCGGAGCAGCTCGCACGCTTCGCCGACCTCCTCGCGGGCAGCCGCAACCCGGCCCTGGTGTTCGGCGCCGCGGTCGACCGCGCGGACGGCTGGCCGCTCGCGGCGGCGCTGGCCGAGCGGCTGGCCGCGCCGGTCTGGTCCGCCCCCGCGCCCGAGCGGGCCGGTTTCCCGGAGGACCACCCGCACTACCGGGGCGTGCTGCCGTTCGCGATCGGCCCCCTCGCCGACACGCTGCGCGGCCACGACACGATCCTCGTGGTGGGCGCGCCCGTCTTCCGCTACTACCCCCACGTGCCGGGCGAGTACCTGCCGGACGGGGCCCGGCTGCTGCACGTCACCGACGACCCGGACGAGGTGGCCCGGGCACCGGTCGGTGACAGCGTGCTCGCCGACCCGGGGCTCGCCCTGGCCGCGCTGGTCGACCTCGTGCCGCGCGCCGACCGGCCGGCGCCGGAGCCGAGCCCCGCGCCGCCACCGCCGGAGGTCACGACACCGCTGAGCGCCGACGCGCTGTTCGCCGCGCTGGCCGGGCACTGGCCGGCGGACGGCGTGCTGGTGCAGGAGAGCCCGTCCAACCTGTCCGCCCTGCGCCGGCGGCTGCGCATCACCCGCCCGTCGTCGTACTTCACGATGGCCAGCGGTGGCCTGGGCTACGGCCTGCCGGCGGCGGTCGGCGTGGCGCTGGCCGAGCGGGACACCGGTCGGGGCCGCCCGGTGGTCGCGGTGATCGGCGACGGCTCGTTCCACTACTCGGTGCAGGCGCTGTGGACGGCCGCGCGGCTGCGGCTGCCGCTGGTCGTGGTGGTGCCGGTCAACCAGCAGTACGCGATCCTGAAGGCGTTCGCCGAGCTCAAGGACACGCCCGGCGTGCCCGGGCTGGACCTGCCCGGCCTGGACCTCACGGCCGTGGCGCGGGGGTACGGCTGCCACGCCCGCGTGGTGCAGACGCCGGACGAGCTCGGGGAGGCGCTCGCCGACGGGTTGGCGGCGGACGGCCCGACCGTGCTGCCGGTGCCGATCAGCACGGATCCGCCCCGGCTCCTCTGAGCGGCACGCGCGGCCCGGCCCCCGCCGACGAGCGGTCACCCGACGCATCCGCCGTCAACGCGGCGCGAGTCGCAGCGGCGCGCCGGTGAGCACGTCCAGCACGGGTCGGGCGCCCAGCGGCGCCTTCAGCGTGACGGTGACCGGCGCCAGCTTCAGCTGGTCGGTGCAGATTCCGCTGGCCCGGGTCACCCCGCCGCCGACCACCACGACGTCGTCACGCTCCTGCACGAGGGGGG
This genomic stretch from Micromonospora krabiensis harbors:
- a CDS encoding GNAT family N-acetyltransferase, whose product is MSEIQIRRATETDLPAAAELRWQWLLELDQRPQGSREDYVAYLTTWARSAPGHECFLAARGDAVIGMAWLAITDRVPSAAAFDRRSGDLQSVYVLAAERHHGVGGQLVHAVVTRAAELGLEHLTVHARALAIDLYQRHGFAMQPRLMLLKPGG
- a CDS encoding GlcG/HbpS family heme-binding protein, which encodes MTVLKLEQANTIIAAAIARGRAMNLDPLAVAVLDAGGHLLAFQREDGAGFARFHLAHAKAWGALGMGFGTRELMERAESFPAFVMAASAATGGRMIPSPGGVLILDANAAVIGAVGASGDAGDNDEICVLAAIDAVGLAARPGAGEG
- a CDS encoding YqgE/AlgH family protein; translation: MQGEGQAIGGRAMESMTGRLLVATPALKDPNFDRTVVLLVAHEPGGALGVVLNRATEVPVSDVLGDWGDLARHPAVLFEGGPVQPDSAICLARMRQPVTRLKGFHQVSGAVGTIDLSVDPERLRESVGGIRVFAGYSGWGSGQLENEIEEGSWFVLDALPGDAFVDRPDDLWPMVLRRQGGMMAAVAHFPPDVALN
- the mdlC gene encoding benzoylformate decarboxylase; this translates as MATVRETTYDLLRSLGLTTVFGNPGSTEEPFLQEFPPDFHYVLALHEASAVGIADGYAQATGRPAHVNLHTAPGTGNGMGNLVTAWHNKTPLIVTAGQQTREMLLLEPRLTSRRATEFAQPYVKWAYEPVRAQDIPGALLRAYATAVQPPAGPVFLSLPLDDWAQPADPPPPPRSVATRYAPDPEQLARFADLLAGSRNPALVFGAAVDRADGWPLAAALAERLAAPVWSAPAPERAGFPEDHPHYRGVLPFAIGPLADTLRGHDTILVVGAPVFRYYPHVPGEYLPDGARLLHVTDDPDEVARAPVGDSVLADPGLALAALVDLVPRADRPAPEPSPAPPPPEVTTPLSADALFAALAGHWPADGVLVQESPSNLSALRRRLRITRPSSYFTMASGGLGYGLPAAVGVALAERDTGRGRPVVAVIGDGSFHYSVQALWTAARLRLPLVVVVPVNQQYAILKAFAELKDTPGVPGLDLPGLDLTAVARGYGCHARVVQTPDELGEALADGLAADGPTVLPVPISTDPPRLL